The Faecalibacter bovis genome includes the window ATATACAAACTCAACCGTTCCTGCATTGTCATAATTTAAGGCTTTTGCCACACGACAAGTAATTTCTCCCATTTCTTCTCTTTTCGCTTGTGATAAAACTGGCGATGGAGATTCTTCCAATACTTTCTGGTAACGTCGTTGGATTGAACATTCTCTTTCTAATAAATGAATCACATTCCCGTGTTTATCACCAAAAATTTGGAACTCGATATGGCGTGCATTTTCGATGTATTTTTCGATGATTAAATGATCGTCCCCAAAAGCAGATTTAGATTCGCGTTTCGCTGCTTCGATCGCGTTTTCAATTTCGCTTTCGTTGTTGACGATACGCATTCCTTTTCCACCTCCACCAGCAGATGCTTTTAATAATAATGGAAATCCAACTTTTAAGGCTTCTTGTGTTAAGGTTTCGATGCTTTGATCGTCTTTATTGTATCCAGGAATAGTAGGAATTTGATGTTCCTCCATAATTTTTTTCGCAATGGATTTAGAACCCATTTGGCGAATTGCATTTCCGTTAGGACCAATAAAAGTTACACCTTCAGCTTCGCAACGTTCTGCGAAATCGGCATTTTCTGATAAGAAACCATAACCTGGATGAATGGCATCAGCTCCAGATTTTTTAATAATTTCAACTATTTTTTCGACATTGATATAGGTGTCAGCCGGTTGATTTCCTGGTAAGTGATATGCTTCATCTGCTTGTTTCACAAATAAAGCATCTTGATCAGCATCCGAGAAAACAGCGATAGATTTTATCCCCAATTGTTTACACGTACGAATAATACGGCAAGCAATTTCTCCTCGGTTGATAATTATAATGGATTTAATCGATTTCATTTTGTTGTGCATTTTGAGTTTTAAATTACATACGGAAGATTCCAAATTTACCTGAAGCATTAAATGCTTTGTTGTGGATAACTTTCATACAAATTTTTAAGTAGTTGCGTGTTTCCACAGGATTAATGATTCCATCATCAAATTGTTCGCTTGTCGCAAACCAAGCATTTGATTTTTTCTCCGCTTCCATAATCATAAACTGTTGCATCATTTTCGCTTGCTCTTCGTCGTATGGATTTCCTGTTTTATCTGCCGCTTCACGTTGGATAATATCCATCACACCAGCTAATTGTTCAGGTCCCATTACGGCAATTTTCGAATTTGGATACGTAAATAAGAAACGAGGTTGGTACGATTGACCATTCATCGCATAGTTTCCTGCGCCATAAGAAGATCCAACCATAATCGTAATTGTGGGTGTTTCGCAGTTGGATACCGCATTGATTAATTTCGCACCGTTTTTAATTATTCCTTCTTCTTCGTATTTACGACCCACCATAAATCCGGTAATATTCTGTAAGAACAACAAAGGAACATTGGATTGGTTACATAACTGAATAAATTGCGCACCTTTGTTCGCAGATTCTGAAAATAAAACTCCGTTATTTCCGATGATTCCGATTTTATACCCGTTGATGTGCGCCCAACCTGTTACTAAAGTATTTCCGTATTCAGGCTTAAATTCAGAGAACTCTGAACCATCAACGATACGCGCAATTAATTCACGACAATCGTAAGGTACTTTAATATCTGGACTGATAATTCCTAAAATCTCATTTGGATCGTATAAAGGTTCAACTATGGCACATTTGTCCGGTTGCATTTCATCCGCTGGACGAATAAATTGAACGATTTCACGTGCAATACGGATTCCATCTACTTCGTCTTCTGCTAAATAATCAGAAACACCAGAAATTTTAGAATGCATCGCAGCACCACCTAAACTTTCATCATCTACGACTTCTTTCGTCGCCATTTTTACTAATGGTGGACCAGCTAAAAATACTTTGGCTTGGTCTTTCACAAAAATCGCATAATCAGACATTCCAGGAACATAAGCTCCACCAGCAGTTGCATTTCCGAAAACAACTGAAATGGTTGGGAAACCTGCTTTAGAACGTCTTGTAATATCACGAAATGTAGTTCCACCGAAGTTGAAGATTTTTTCTTGTTCTGGTAAATTGGCTCCAGCACTTTCAACTAAATTGATGGTTGGTAATCCATTTTCCATTGCGATTTCTCCAATACGAATCGACTTTCGTAGGGTCGCATAATCAATAGCTCCACCTTTGTTTGTCGCTACGTTAGAAGTAATCATACATAATCTTCCAGAGACTAAACCAATTCCGGCAACTGAAGTTCCTCCAGGTCCGAATCCTTTTCCTTCTAACCCTACCAATGGTAATAATTCTAAAAAGAAACTGTCTTGGTCTAATAATAATTCGACACGTTCTCTGGCTAATAATTTTCCTTTGTCTTTGGCGCGTTGAATGTGCTTTTCAGCACCTTGAAAACGGCTTTCTTCCAGATGAAGATCAAGTTTTTTCAAAAGCTCAAGCATACCCTCTTTGTTCTTTAGGTATTGTTCAGCTTTCGTATTGATTTTAGTTTGAAAGATCATATTTTTTGTGGTTTTGTTTAAATTTTAATTTTAGTAATCTTGTACTAAGTTAGAACAAACATACTAAAAAATATTTTTCATTTACAAATAAAATTTTAAAAATATTTTATGTAAAATATTGATATACAAAGAATAAATAAACTAAATCTTTTGTTATCGAATTAGGACAAAGTTTCAAAAAATTGAAATAATTCTTTTTAAATTAGAACAGAATTACTAATATTGTTGTGCTTGAAAGAATAAAGATGTCAAGGAATACGAAGGATAATATTTTATACAACGCATTAGAGTTGTTTAATACGAGAGGAGAGAGCGAAGTAACATTAAGAGATATTGCTTCAGCTTGTGAAATGAGTTTAGGAAATTTGGCTTATCACTATAAGAATAAGTCATACATTATTTCAGCATTGTTCAGAAATATGTTGGAAGAACGTAAGCAAATTTTACGTAAAGTAAAAGAATTACCACGTTTTCAAACACTGAATGATCAATTAGAGCCATTAATTGATTTGAATTACAAATACCGATTTTTCTATTTGGATTCAACGAACATCGAGCGTAATCATCCAACGATTGGTCGTTTACAAGGTCGTTACGCCAAATTCTTAATCAATTATGTGCATTCGGCAATGGAATATACCGTGGCTACGGAAAATATGAAACCTGAAAAAATCAAAGGACATTATATAAAGGTTGCTGAAATCTGTTGGACATTGTTTAATTTTTCGATTGAACGCACTCGAATTTTAGAAGAATCCAATCATGTCAATGCAAAGGAATTACGATTGATGTTATGGAATGTGATTTATCCTTTGCTAACCGAAAAAGGATTTAAAACCCTTCGAAAAGTATTGGTTCAAGATCTTGAATCACTTTAAAATCAAAACACAAAACCACAAAAAAATAAATAAAGTATGAATGCTTATATCTACGATGCAGTACGAACTGTGAGAGGTAAAGGAAACAAAAATGGAGCCTTACTTTCAATTACTCCGACACAATTAGGAGCGCAGTTGTTGATGCATCTAAAAGACCATAAAGATTTAGATCCAAAACTAGTAGAAGACCTAATGTTAGGTTGTGTTTCTCAGGTAATGGATCAAGGTGCAAATATTGCCAAAACAATTGCTCAAGTTTCGAATTACGGCGATCATTTATGCGGTTATACATTAAACCGTTTTTGTGGATCGGGATTAGAGGCGATCAATCAAGCAGCGGCTTATACAAAATCGGGGTACAAAAATTTAGTATTAGCAGGTGGAGTAGAAAGTATGTCGCGTGTGGCCATGGGTGCTGATGGTGGAGCAATGGCAGTAGATCCTGCAGCAGCTTTATATGGTATGTTTATTCCACAAGGGGTATCAGCCGATTTGATTGCAACAAGAGAAGGGTATTCACGTCAAGATTTAGATGCTTTTGCTGTAGAGTCGCAAAGAAGAGCGTTGAATGCAGAGAAGAACGGTTATTTCAAATCGAGAATCCCCGTAAAAGATATTAATGGGTTTGATATTTTAACGTACGATGAAAATGTACGTGAATCATCGTTAGAGTCATTGGCTAAATTAAATCCATCGTTCGAAATGATGGGGAAAATGGGCGGATTTGATGCAGTAGCTATCAATCGTTACCCAGAAGTTTCAGAAATTAATCACGTTCATCATCCAGGAAATTCTTCGGCTATTGTCGACGGTGCTGCAGTGGCAATCATCGGAAACGAAGAAGGAGGAAAAGCAGCAGGTTTAACGCCAAGAGCAAAAATTGTTTCGATGGCAATGGTAGGGACTGATCCAACGATTATGTTAACAGGTCCGGTTCCAGCAACTGAATTAGCGCTGAAAAATGCAGGAATGAACATTAATGATATTGATTTATTTGAAGTGAACGAAGCTTTCGCTGCGATTCCAATGTATTTAATGGATAAGTTAAATGTACACCACGACAAAGTCAATGTCAATGGTGGAGCCATCGCCATGGGGCATCCACTTGGTGCAACAGGTTGTATGTTGATGGGAACATTAATCGATGAGTTAGAACGCCGCGATTTACAAACAGGTCTTGTGACACTTTGTATAGGTGGTGGAATGGGTATCGCAACGATTATCGAACGTGTTTAACTTTAAATGAAACTGAAATGACAACTAATCAATTTTTTACATTAGAAACAGATGAAAATGGAATCGTAATCATCACAATGGATATGAAGGATTATCCTTTTAATATGTTTGTGAGCGATTTCTTAAAATTATACTTCGAAACTTTACAAGTTGAGTTAGCCAAACCAGAAGTGAAAGGTTCAATTTTACGTTCGGCTCGTCCAGAATTTATGGCAGGAGCAGACATCAATTTATTATTGAACAAACCTGGAGATGCCGAAGCGTTCTTAAAAGATTTATTAAGTTTCCACGAGCAATCGCTAAAATTAGAAGAATTCAAAAAACCGATGGTCGTTTTAATTAACGGAAACTGTTTAGGTGGTGGATACGAATTATCGTTAATGAATAATCGCCGTATCGCATTAGCAGGTTCGTACCAAATCGGATTACCAGAAGCCAAATTAGGACTATTCCCAGGTGGTGGAGGTACCATTAAGTTATCTCGTTTATTCGGATTAGAGAAAACAGCTAAAATTGTTTTACAAGGACAAACGTTCCGTCCAGCTGATGCTTTGAAAGAAGGTTTAATCGACGAAATGGTTGAAACACCAGAAGAATTATTAGCGAAAGGAAAAGCGTTTATTTTGGCGAATCCACAAGTGGAACAACCTTGGTCGAATCCAAAACATAAAATTCCAGGTGGAGGTTTAAAAACACCATCAGGTTATATGACAATGGTCGGATCAATCGGAAACTTACGTAAAAACTCTTACGGAAATTACCCAGGATTAAACTACGCTTTACAAGCCTTACACGATAGTATCGATTTACCGATGAATCGTGCGTTAGAAATCGAAGCGCGTTATTTTACAAAAGCGTTGTATTCGGATGTAACGACAAACATTATTCGTACAGGATTCTTCGGGATTAACGATGCGAAAAAAGGAAAATCTAAACCGAAAGGATTCGAAAAGAAAAACGTTCAAAAATTAGGGATTTTAGGTGCTGGAATGATGGGTGCCGGAATTGCTTATGTATCGGCAAAAGCGGGAATGGATGTGGTTTTAAAAGATGTTTCGGTTGAAAATGCTGAAAAAGGTAAAGCATACTCAGAAAATTTATTGAAAGGAGCAATTGCAAAAGGTCGTTCGACGCAAGAAAAAGCAGATGCACTTTTAAACAAGATATTACCTACAGCTACGGTAGATGATTTAAAAGATTGTGATTTAATCATCGAGGCTGTATTTGAAGACCCTCAATTAAAAGCTATTGTAACAAAAGAAAGTGAACCAATGATTAAATCTGACGGTTTCTTCGCATCTAATACATCAACATTGCCAATTTCTCGTTTAGCAGAAGCTTCTGTCA containing:
- a CDS encoding acyl-CoA carboxylase subunit beta, which translates into the protein MIFQTKINTKAEQYLKNKEGMLELLKKLDLHLEESRFQGAEKHIQRAKDKGKLLARERVELLLDQDSFFLELLPLVGLEGKGFGPGGTSVAGIGLVSGRLCMITSNVATNKGGAIDYATLRKSIRIGEIAMENGLPTINLVESAGANLPEQEKIFNFGGTTFRDITRRSKAGFPTISVVFGNATAGGAYVPGMSDYAIFVKDQAKVFLAGPPLVKMATKEVVDDESLGGAAMHSKISGVSDYLAEDEVDGIRIAREIVQFIRPADEMQPDKCAIVEPLYDPNEILGIISPDIKVPYDCRELIARIVDGSEFSEFKPEYGNTLVTGWAHINGYKIGIIGNNGVLFSESANKGAQFIQLCNQSNVPLLFLQNITGFMVGRKYEEEGIIKNGAKLINAVSNCETPTITIMVGSSYGAGNYAMNGQSYQPRFLFTYPNSKIAVMGPEQLAGVMDIIQREAADKTGNPYDEEQAKMMQQFMIMEAEKKSNAWFATSEQFDDGIINPVETRNYLKICMKVIHNKAFNASGKFGIFRM
- a CDS encoding TetR/AcrR family transcriptional regulator; its protein translation is MSRNTKDNILYNALELFNTRGESEVTLRDIASACEMSLGNLAYHYKNKSYIISALFRNMLEERKQILRKVKELPRFQTLNDQLEPLIDLNYKYRFFYLDSTNIERNHPTIGRLQGRYAKFLINYVHSAMEYTVATENMKPEKIKGHYIKVAEICWTLFNFSIERTRILEESNHVNAKELRLMLWNVIYPLLTEKGFKTLRKVLVQDLESL
- a CDS encoding acetyl-CoA C-acetyltransferase produces the protein MNAYIYDAVRTVRGKGNKNGALLSITPTQLGAQLLMHLKDHKDLDPKLVEDLMLGCVSQVMDQGANIAKTIAQVSNYGDHLCGYTLNRFCGSGLEAINQAAAYTKSGYKNLVLAGGVESMSRVAMGADGGAMAVDPAAALYGMFIPQGVSADLIATREGYSRQDLDAFAVESQRRALNAEKNGYFKSRIPVKDINGFDILTYDENVRESSLESLAKLNPSFEMMGKMGGFDAVAINRYPEVSEINHVHHPGNSSAIVDGAAVAIIGNEEGGKAAGLTPRAKIVSMAMVGTDPTIMLTGPVPATELALKNAGMNINDIDLFEVNEAFAAIPMYLMDKLNVHHDKVNVNGGAIAMGHPLGATGCMLMGTLIDELERRDLQTGLVTLCIGGGMGIATIIERV
- a CDS encoding 3-hydroxyacyl-CoA dehydrogenase NAD-binding domain-containing protein translates to MTTNQFFTLETDENGIVIITMDMKDYPFNMFVSDFLKLYFETLQVELAKPEVKGSILRSARPEFMAGADINLLLNKPGDAEAFLKDLLSFHEQSLKLEEFKKPMVVLINGNCLGGGYELSLMNNRRIALAGSYQIGLPEAKLGLFPGGGGTIKLSRLFGLEKTAKIVLQGQTFRPADALKEGLIDEMVETPEELLAKGKAFILANPQVEQPWSNPKHKIPGGGLKTPSGYMTMVGSIGNLRKNSYGNYPGLNYALQALHDSIDLPMNRALEIEARYFTKALYSDVTTNIIRTGFFGINDAKKGKSKPKGFEKKNVQKLGILGAGMMGAGIAYVSAKAGMDVVLKDVSVENAEKGKAYSENLLKGAIAKGRSTQEKADALLNKILPTATVDDLKDCDLIIEAVFEDPQLKAIVTKESEPMIKSDGFFASNTSTLPISRLAEASVNPEKFIGIHFFSPVDKMPLVEIIVGKQTSDETLAHAIDYVTQIGKVPIVVNDSHGFFTSRVFGFYNFEAAAMVLEGINPQTIENVAKQAGMAIGPLAVMDEVSIELILRVIAQKESLNENEKQLKDFFQKMADAGRLGKKVGKGFYDYPEGGKKTLWKNEFVEVKAEQTVSNEDIAKRLMHAMALDSYRCLEEGVLNTTLDGDIGSMLGLGFAPHTGGVFSYIDMVGIQQFVADCDRFLPNGNQWEVPQSLRDLAAQNFKFYTGNTQNWTKK